The genomic region CCTCATGCGGCTCGAGGACATTCGTCTCTGCATCATCAAGGGATTCATCAGAACTCCCCTCTTCGGCTTGCTGTAGTTCATATCCCCATTTGCTGAGCACAGTCATGAGCTCTTCAGCGCTTTTGTAGCTTATGGTGATGCTTCCTTTATCAGCAGTTCCACGGAATGAAACCGGAACACCAAAACCTGACTGGAGTGTTTTTGCTGTCACGCGCAATCGAACATCAGGTGCAGGACGCGATGGTTTCACCGGAGCCGTCACGGTTTCATTCTGCAAGCTGGCGGCAACTTCCGGCGGAAGTTCCTGTTTTTTGTTCCAGTTGGAAACGATTTTTTCGACTTGCCGTACCGACATATTTTCTTTGCGAATGAATGCCCAAATTGCTTCTCTGACCGTCGTATCCTCTACCGATAATAGCGATCGGGCATGACCAGCTGATAATCGTGCTGATGCGACATCTTCTTTGATTGCGTCAGGAAGCTGGAGCAAACGAATCGTGTTGGCAATCGCTGACCGACTCTTCCCGATTTTTTTGGACAGTTCTTCTTGGCTCAAAGAAAAACGGCTGATGAGTTCTTGTAAGCCCATAGCTTCTTCCATGGGATTGAGATCTTCGCGTTGCAGGTTTTCAATCAACGCAAGAGCGAGACTTTGTTCGTCGGTAACATTGCGTACAACAATAGGGATTTCTTCGAGCCCAGCCATTTGACTCGCTCGCCAACGCCGCTCCCCAGCGACGATTTCATATCGAACCGGATGAGCACCCCGTACTTCCCTGACGAGAACAGGTTGGAGTACGCCTTGTTCGCGAATCGACTCGGACAAATCATGCAACGCCTCTTTGGAAAACTCACGGCGCGGTTGGTTGGGGTTGGGCCGGATATGACCTAAAGGGGCTACTCGTACGGTGTCATTGGTTTGCCGGGCGGAAGAACTTCCCAATAATGCATCCAATCCACGTCCCAGTCCTTTGGAAACACCTGCCATGTTTTTTCTCCTTCACATTCCATGCGCAGTATATGCGCGTCATATATCTCGTAACTTGACAAGATGTGTCGTAACATTACCCTTTGACTCTCGAAAAGAAAAGGACCATATCCACGCGAAACGTGGTACCTATTTCAACGGTCAAAAGGAGATGCCATGGCCGATCAAAAGAATCATTTTCAACCTCTCTACGATGAGAAGCAAAAACTTCTTGGTATTGTCATTTCACCGGAGTTATGGATGGCGATTGAGAAAGAGGCCAATCCTATTTTCGATGCTGCTCTTGCCACATTGACAGGAAAATCTCCTGAAACAGTGGAAGAAGTACCCGAACCGATGAAGAATTTTGAGCAATTCAAAGAGTATTGGGATTTTGCTTATGAATTGCCGTATGACGTTCACTGCGATCAATGTGGTCAACAAACAGAAAACTGGCTTGAAGACGAGCCGCGAAAATTCAGATTGCGGAATGCCAACCTTGGTGGTCTCCTTTGTTTCACTTGTATGAAGTGTAATGCCAGTGTTGCCAAAAAGCATTTCAAGAAACACGTTGCGGTGGAGTGCACGCCACGAAAGACTTCATAGAGGTCAATATGGACAATTGGGTGCAACAATACGATTGAACTGTTGCGTATATATGACCACCGCCATGTAGGTTTATTATGTATAAAAAAGGGGAGCTCGGCTCCCCTTTTGTGTTTCACGTGAAACACAATCAGGCGCACGCCATAAAACCATCAACAACTTTGGGCTCGCGCGAAACCACTTCTTTGGCAAGAGACAAATAGGCTTCAGACCCTTTGGATTTGATATCGTGAGTAATAGCAGGCCGTCCAAAGCTAGGAGCCTCGGAGAGTCTAATGTTTCGTGGAATCAATGTCATGAAATGGTGGCGAGGAAAGCATTTCCACACTTCTCGTTTTACATGACGATTGAGTTTATTTCGTCCATCATACATGGTCAAAACAACACCAAGTAGATCAAGTCGAGGGTTGAAATTTTCTTTGACTGCTTCAAATGTACGGAGAAGTTGAGCGATTCCTTCCAAGGCATAGTATTCACATTGAAGAGGAACAAGAAGTTCAGTACCTGCACAAAGTGCATTCAATGTAACTAATCCAAGAGAAGGAGGACAATCGAGCAAGACGAAATCATACTCTTTTGCCACTGTCTCAGTTATACTGCGTAAGAAGTACTCTCTTCCCGGTTTATCTACCAATTCAATATCAGCCGCGACAAGATCTGGACTTGATGGTAATACATGTAAATAGGGTAATTCCGTTTCGTGAATTGCCAGATGGGCACGATTCGCGTCATACATTACATTATACAAGGTTTCCCTGATGACATCGCCATAAATACCTAAACCACTGGACGCATTCGCTTGAGGGTCACAGTCTATAATAAGGGTACGCTTTTCCATGACAGCCAAGGCAGCTCCAAGATTGACCGCCGTGGTTGTTTTTCCGACGCCGCCTTTTTGGTTGGCGACAATGATGATTCTGGTCATGAAACCCCCTCTTCCTCGTCTCTTCTCTACTCACAACGGGTTATTAATAAATGTTCAGTGTGAAAACTGCACCGTTGCAGTCACCTTGAATGAACTAGTCTCAACAAGCCTTATATTCACTCAAAGTGAGTATGCGTGCAAGGGATTTTTTAGAAAAAGCGAATATATCATAAAGAAAATGTGAGTAGAGCAAAAAAAAGCGCAATGTTTCACGTGAAACATTGCGCTTGAGTGGAAAAAACGTTCTTAATCTTTGAATGTGCGATGGCAGTATGTTTGTGCTTCATTCAATGATTCGATCAGCATGACAGCATCTTCAAGTTGCCCTTTCTTAACAGCTTGAAGAAATTCCGTGGCAAGGTGGGCGAAATCTTCGGCCTGGTCAACCCAGCCTTCGTCTGCCGTCATGTGCATCTGTGTTGTTAGGCGAACGAAAGTGTTTACCTCTGCAACTTCCGGCAATTGGTTGTCGTTAATTTTTGCGACGATGGCGTCGTATGCCTCTTGCAAATTTTGTTTCAGGGCCGTGAAATTCATTGCAACAATCCTGGATGGCTTCCTTGTATTCGAGTTTGAAATGTTGATCTCTTGTAAAAAAACCGCGGAAAATGTGTCAACTCTTTTATGCAGGTAAGAGTCATATCATATCATTCTTTACTGCATTTTCGTCATAATTTTATTTTTGGCTCTATGCTCCCCTCCTCCCCCCTCCTAAACAAGGTAGAAAATGTATCGCGAACACGTGATTGCACTTACACACCGTAGTAATCTCTGTACCAATCAACAAATGCTTGAATGCCTTTTTCCAAAGGAGTGGACGGAGAAAAACCGACATTCTCAATGAGGGCATCCACATTTGCATAGGTGGCTTCCACATCCCCCGGTTGTATTGGCAAATAATTTTTTTGAGCCTTCATGCCGAGGCATGATTCAATGACTTCGATAAAATGTCCGAGTTCAACTGTGTTGTGATTTCCAATATTATACAGCCGGTAAGGTGCAGGACTTGTACTTGGATCGGGATGACTGGCGTCCCAATTCGGGTTCGGTTGCGCCGGTTGAGCAAGAACACGAATGATGCCTTCAACAATGTCATCAATATATGTGAAGTCACGACGCATTTTGCCGTTATTGAATACAGTGATGGGTTTGTTTTCCAAAATAGCGCGGGTAAAAAGAAACAACGCCATATCTGGTCTCCCCCACGGGCCATACACGGTAAAAAAACGTAAACCGGTACACGGGAGTCTGTACAGATGGCTGTATGTATGGGCAATCAACTCATTTGACTTTTTGGTTGCTGCGTAAAGACTAATAGGGTGATCCACATTGTCATGCACGCTAAATGGCATGGAGGTGTTCAAACCGTATACCGAACTTGATGAAGCATATGTGAAGTGCTTCACTGCACATCGTTTTGCATTTTCCAAAATATTGAAAAAACCGATTATGTTCGCATCAATGTAGGCTTGTGGATTTTCAAGACTGTATCGGACACCAGGCTGTGCAGCCAAGTGTATCACGTTGTCGACGCCATGCATGTCGAAAAGATTTGATACGGCTTCCATAGAGGTCATGTCGGCTTCTACAAGACGAAAACCGCTATGTGAGCGCAGTCGCTCTGCCCTCGCTTTTTTTAAACTTGGGTCGTAATAGTCGTTGAAGTTATCGAGCCCTACAACGTCTTGTCCATCAGCAAGAAGCCTGGATGAAACATGATATCCAATAAAGCCGGCCGCTCCGGTAACGAGAATACTCATGATATTGTCCTTTACTCAATGTGAAGTGTTTGCATAAGGAAAGACGTCGTATGGGTCAATGCCAAGAAAAGCATATATAATAAGACCGTTTTCCCTTCGCCTTTCTTCTTTGGACAATTCCAAACTCTGAACAAGCCAGCTTCTGAAAACAATATGCTTCTCTGTGACCATCTCACAATACAGGTCATAGAGTTGAAATGTGCAATGCTCATCCGTGGTTTATTTACCGGTTGTTTCCTTCACGCCATTGAGCACTCCCCGAAAAAGGTCAAGTGGGATGGGAAGAATGGTCGAAGATGATGTTTCCGCAGCCATTTCTTTCATGGTTTGTAGATATCGCAATTGCAATGCTTCAGGATGGCGGCTGATGATTTCAGCAGCATCTGCCAGTTTGGCAGCCGCTTGGTACTCCCCTTCCGCACCGATCACTTTCGCTCTCCGCTCACGTTCCGCCTCGGCTTGTCTGGCCATGGCGCGTTGCATATCTTGTGGTAAGTCAATGTATTTGACCTCAACATTACTGACTTTTACTCCCCAAGGGTCCGTGTGGAGATCGAGAATCGTCTGGATTTGCTCGTTGACTTCTTCGCGGTGGGATAAAATTTCATCAAGTTCAACGCCACCGCAAACACTACGTAAGGTTGTTTGGGCGAGTTGTGAGGTGGCATACATGTAATCTTCCACCGTCAGAATAGCTTTGCTTGGATCGATGACTCGAAAGTAGACTACAGCATTGACTTTGATGCTGACGTTGTCTTTGGTAATGACATCTTGATTTGGCACATCCATGGTCACAACGCGTAACGATACCCGGGTCATACGATCAATGATGGGGATTAAAAAAATCAGGCCCGGTCCCTTGGCTTCGATAATACGCCCCAATCTGAAAACAACGGCGCGCTCGTATTCGTTGAGGACTTTGAGAGAAACAAAAAGCAGAATAAGAATAACAATAAACAGTGGAGCAAATGTCATCATGACGAGTTCCTCTGCCTCGAGGGCGTTAAGGGTGTTCGGCGTGCTGCAACGTGATTGAGTTTGTATCGGTCGCCGGTTCGACATCAAGTACAAGCCCGTTGACGCGAACGACACGGACATAACTTCCGTTGGTGAGATCCGACGTCTTAAGGAAGTGCGCTTTCCACAATTCTCCGGCAACAAAGACTTTCCCTGAATCTCCGTCAATTTTTCGAATTTCAGCCCGAGCCCCAATGAGGCCTTCTGTCCCGAGTTGTGGTTTTCGCCTGAACGCTCGAGCAGCGAGAGTGGCTATGGAAAGAAGTATAATGGCCATGCCGCTGACTGTAACAATGATGGTTGATAAAGGAATCGTTGACATCCCCTCCCCTGTTCGGAAGAGGAGTAAAGAGCCGAGAAATAATCCGATGAGTCCTGCCAAGCTCAGGAGGCCGAAACTTGTTATGAAGAGCTCCAGAATGAAAAGCACAACTGCAAAGACAATAAGCAGGAGTCCCGCGGCCGAAGTTGGCAAGATGGACATGGAATACAGACCAAGCACAAGACACAAACCTCCGATTACACCGGGAAGAACCGCACCAGGCGTAGCCAATTCAAAAAATAATCCAGCCATGCCGCCAAGTAAAAGAAAATAGGCTATTTGTGGGTCGAGCAACCACGACAACACACGGTAACGAAATCCTGGATCAACGTGTTCGATGGTCCAGGCGTTCTCATCGAAAGTGACCATGGTATTGTTGATAGGTACTCCTCGGCGTCCAAGTTGATTCATTAAATCCGTTTCCGATATCGCCAAGAGATCGACAATACGTTCCATAACGGCTTCCGAGGCTGTAACATTTTCGCTTTTGGTGACGGATGAAACATACCACTCAACATTACGTCCGCGATGCTTGGCCATACCACGAAGCAGGCTTGTAAAATCATTCTGAATTTTTTTTGCCATGGTTTCGCTGATATCTTCTCCGGAAGATGTCACCGGCGATGCAGATCCTAAAGTCGTTTGCGGGCTCATGGCTGCAATGTCGGCCGCTGCAACGAGAAACACACCGGCCGAAGCAGCTTGTGCACCGGCGGGACCGACCCAAACAGCAACGGGGACTGAGGCATTCAGGATTTGTTTGACCATATCCCGCATGGATGATGCCAATCCACCAGGAGTGTCGAGGCGGAGAAGAATCATGTCGGCGTGGCGCTCTTTGGCTAAAAGAAAAACCTTCTCCAACAGATCGACCTGCGCCGGAGTAATTGCTGCATCGATCGCACATTCAAGCACGTGAAATGTGTCTACTGTTGTTCGAGGTTTTTCAGATGTTGCGATGTCATGAGGAGCTTCAGCCGGTGCCGCTCTGGCCGAGACAGAAAGCAAAAGTGTGGAGAGGATAATGAAAAAGGACATCACCCGTATGGAGATGCGGAACGAAAACCTATCTGGTGTCGTATGCTCACATGGCATGCTGGCCTCGCTTGGCACGCCGTTTATCTGAAAGACTGGTATGAGAAGGTCTTGTCAAAGCATGGCGTGCGTTTATCCCGAGTGAATAGCGCGCAGCAGATGGACGGTGCGTGACATGGCAACACCTTCATCGGCTATAAGCTCTTCCGGATCGGGAAGAATTTGGAGAATTCGACCATGCGCCGGTTTCGCTCCCAATGTAAAGTGGTCATGAGGAAAAAGTGCATGAAAACCAGCTTTTCCAAAAACGAGAATATAGCGGGGGTTGATGGATTCGATTCCAGAGAGAAATTTCTGTGGCGCTGCTTCGAGCGTTCCTCCTTGCAGAGCACTCAGCGGCCAGAATCCGAGAAATCCGGGTGGCCATTGAACCATGGATCGCAGATTGCGCCATAAAGCTCCTCGTCTCGGATCACCCTTGCCGAGGAGATCAAGACCGAGTTCCCAATAGGTCCAAATGACGCGAGGCCGCTCCGGCAACAATGCTGTATAGCGATCCCACACCGTGTTTTCCGTGGTGTTTGAAATTGGTGTAGTTTGCGCCGCTGTCGTTTCAGTGGAAGGAGAAGGATGCGGCGGCGTTGTTCTGGACTGGCTTTCAGGTGTTTGCACTGGGGAAGGCCGTCGGACTGTCTCCTGCAGTGTTGCTTCTGAAGGTTGTGACGGCGGCGCTGGACGTGTTGACGTCAGACGTTGTTGTGGTGGGGCGTATTCCGGGGGAGCTGATTGGGCGTGTTGTTGATCGGGACGTCGTAAGGGCACTGGACCGCTCTGCCCTGCCTGGGCTGCCGCCGCTTTCCGATGAGCCTGAAAGGCTCGTCGTGTTTCTTCAGAAACAAAGAGACTTCGCACGCCGGCCAAGCGCCAGACGCGGACATGTTCAGGCATGGTTAAAGGTGGGCGATCCATTCCCAAATTCTCCAGGCAACCTCTGTTTTCGCGAGTGTGGGCCACGTTTCGGCGCGACCTTTCGCATCAAGGACAAACACACGATTTGTTGCAACACCAAATCCGGCATCAGGCCGCGTAATATCATTGCCCACAATGAGGTCGCAATGTTTTCTGCGGAGCTTCCCTTCAGCCTGTTTTTCAAGATCATCCGTCTCTGCGCAAAAGCCGATCAGTTTTTGATGCGTTTTTTTGGAATCCCCCAGGCTTTGTAAAATATCTTTGGTTCGGTTGAAGTGCACCGTCAAACCATTGTCTGCAGATGCCGATTCTTTTTTGAACTTGGATGCCCCATGCGCAACTGGCGAAAAATCTGCGACAGCCGCACAAAGACATGCCATATCCATGGCTGGCCACGTGTCCATTGCAGCTTCGTACATCGCCTGAGCCGTCGGTGTCTTATGAACTGTAATGCCATCAGGCAGCCACATATCAACCGGCCCACTAGCGACGGTCACGTGTGCTCCAAGCATCCAGGCCGCCACGGCAAGGGCGCCTCCCATGGTGCCCGAGGAGGGATTGGACCAGAATCGGACCGGATCGAAATATTCACGTGTCGGCCCCAACGTGAGAAATATCTTTTTTCCTTCAAGATATTTTGGGGCCATGGCTCGTAATACGGCCATAAGGATACGTCGGCTATCGGCAAGCCTGCCTTGACCCGTATCACCGCATGCTACGCGCCCTACTTCCGGGTCTACCCCAATAACACCGCGATCACGCAATGTCTGCCAATTGGCTTGGGTTGCAGGAGCATCCCACATGCGAGGGTTCATTGCCGGAGCGACGACGATTGACCGGTTAAAAGATAAAGCCTGTGTGGAAAGCATATCGTCGGCCAAGCCATGTGCCATTTTGGCCAAAATATTGGCTGTTGCAGGAGCAATGAGCAGGCAATCTGCTGATTCGCCCGGTGCGAGGTGACCGAACACCGCGTCTTCGTGATCGAAAAGCGTTGTATAGACAGGATCGGCCCCAAGGGCGCGAAGTGTC from Desulfovibrio inopinatus DSM 10711 harbors:
- a CDS encoding ParB/RepB/Spo0J family partition protein — its product is MAGVSKGLGRGLDALLGSSSARQTNDTVRVAPLGHIRPNPNQPRREFSKEALHDLSESIREQGVLQPVLVREVRGAHPVRYEIVAGERRWRASQMAGLEEIPIVVRNVTDEQSLALALIENLQREDLNPMEEAMGLQELISRFSLSQEELSKKIGKSRSAIANTIRLLQLPDAIKEDVASARLSAGHARSLLSVEDTTVREAIWAFIRKENMSVRQVEKIVSNWNKKQELPPEVAASLQNETVTAPVKPSRPAPDVRLRVTAKTLQSGFGVPVSFRGTADKGSITISYKSAEELMTVLSKWGYELQQAEEGSSDESLDDAETNVLEPHEANDANASETSEMLIDESLEEPSDANASEASSDTLTLENDTHASDENDTQALAQPIPDSTTQPTEEGFASAL
- a CDS encoding GAK system XXXCH domain-containing protein, producing MNFTALKQNLQEAYDAIVAKINDNQLPEVAEVNTFVRLTTQMHMTADEGWVDQAEDFAHLATEFLQAVKKGQLEDAVMLIESLNEAQTYCHRTFKD
- a CDS encoding NfeD family protein, which codes for MPCEHTTPDRFSFRISIRVMSFFIILSTLLLSVSARAAPAEAPHDIATSEKPRTTVDTFHVLECAIDAAITPAQVDLLEKVFLLAKERHADMILLRLDTPGGLASSMRDMVKQILNASVPVAVWVGPAGAQAASAGVFLVAAADIAAMSPQTTLGSASPVTSSGEDISETMAKKIQNDFTSLLRGMAKHRGRNVEWYVSSVTKSENVTASEAVMERIVDLLAISETDLMNQLGRRGVPINNTMVTFDENAWTIEHVDPGFRYRVLSWLLDPQIAYFLLLGGMAGLFFELATPGAVLPGVIGGLCLVLGLYSMSILPTSAAGLLLIVFAVVLFILELFITSFGLLSLAGLIGLFLGSLLLFRTGEGMSTIPLSTIIVTVSGMAIILLSIATLAARAFRRKPQLGTEGLIGARAEIRKIDGDSGKVFVAGELWKAHFLKTSDLTNGSYVRVVRVNGLVLDVEPATDTNSITLQHAEHP
- a CDS encoding NAD-dependent epimerase, with the translated sequence MSILVTGAAGFIGYHVSSRLLADGQDVVGLDNFNDYYDPSLKKARAERLRSHSGFRLVEADMTSMEAVSNLFDMHGVDNVIHLAAQPGVRYSLENPQAYIDANIIGFFNILENAKRCAVKHFTYASSSSVYGLNTSMPFSVHDNVDHPISLYAATKKSNELIAHTYSHLYRLPCTGLRFFTVYGPWGRPDMALFLFTRAILENKPITVFNNGKMRRDFTYIDDIVEGIIRVLAQPAQPNPNWDASHPDPSTSPAPYRLYNIGNHNTVELGHFIEVIESCLGMKAQKNYLPIQPGDVEATYANVDALIENVGFSPSTPLEKGIQAFVDWYRDYYGV
- a CDS encoding ParA family protein, whose protein sequence is MTRIIIVANQKGGVGKTTTAVNLGAALAVMEKRTLIIDCDPQANASSGLGIYGDVIRETLYNVMYDANRAHLAIHETELPYLHVLPSSPDLVAADIELVDKPGREYFLRSITETVAKEYDFVLLDCPPSLGLVTLNALCAGTELLVPLQCEYYALEGIAQLLRTFEAVKENFNPRLDLLGVVLTMYDGRNKLNRHVKREVWKCFPRHHFMTLIPRNIRLSEAPSFGRPAITHDIKSKGSEAYLSLAKEVVSREPKVVDGFMACA
- a CDS encoding slipin family protein; its protein translation is MMTFAPLFIVILILLFVSLKVLNEYERAVVFRLGRIIEAKGPGLIFLIPIIDRMTRVSLRVVTMDVPNQDVITKDNVSIKVNAVVYFRVIDPSKAILTVEDYMYATSQLAQTTLRSVCGGVELDEILSHREEVNEQIQTILDLHTDPWGVKVSNVEVKYIDLPQDMQRAMARQAEAERERRAKVIGAEGEYQAAAKLADAAEIISRHPEALQLRYLQTMKEMAAETSSSTILPIPLDLFRGVLNGVKETTGK
- the coaBC gene encoding bifunctional phosphopantothenoylcysteine decarboxylase/phosphopantothenate--cysteine ligase CoaBC, with translation MSDNHLTFTGFLGKRIHIGICGSVAACAVPSLLRRLLETEAGVGATLTASGERFLPALTLRALGADPVYTTLFDHEDAVFGHLAPGESADCLLIAPATANILAKMAHGLADDMLSTQALSFNRSIVVAPAMNPRMWDAPATQANWQTLRDRGVIGVDPEVGRVACGDTGQGRLADSRRILMAVLRAMAPKYLEGKKIFLTLGPTREYFDPVRFWSNPSSGTMGGALAVAAWMLGAHVTVASGPVDMWLPDGITVHKTPTAQAMYEAAMDTWPAMDMACLCAAVADFSPVAHGASKFKKESASADNGLTVHFNRTKDILQSLGDSKKTHQKLIGFCAETDDLEKQAEGKLRRKHCDLIVGNDITRPDAGFGVATNRVFVLDAKGRAETWPTLAKTEVAWRIWEWIAHL